A single genomic interval of Natronolimnobius sp. AArcel1 harbors:
- a CDS encoding urease subunit gamma, translating into MNLSPKESERLTIFMAAELARRRKSRGVKLNHPETVAYISDWACEAARDGKSVSQIRAEATQLLTREDVMSGVPEMVDMIQVEPVFPDGTKLVTIHEPIRADSRDQLEAVDPDPDEDLETAGREPGDSLETETEGE; encoded by the coding sequence ATGAATCTCTCACCAAAAGAGTCCGAACGACTCACGATCTTCATGGCCGCAGAGCTCGCTCGCCGCCGCAAGTCTCGCGGCGTCAAGCTGAATCACCCCGAAACGGTTGCCTACATCTCCGACTGGGCCTGCGAGGCTGCCCGTGACGGCAAATCCGTCTCACAGATCCGAGCGGAGGCAACCCAGTTACTCACCCGCGAGGACGTCATGAGCGGCGTTCCCGAAATGGTCGACATGATTCAAGTCGAACCCGTCTTCCCCGACGGCACGAAGCTCGTCACCATCCACGAACCGATCCGAGCCGATAGTCGTGACCAACTCGAGGCCGTCGACCCCGATCCGGACGAGGACCTCGAGACGGCTGGACGCGAACCGGGCGACAGTCTCGAGACCGAGACGGAGGGTGAATAG
- the urtB gene encoding urea ABC transporter, permease protein UrtB — MDALYELLNFGFQFLDSFAFIVLATVGLAIIFGMMGIINLAHGEFILVGAYATTLSFHAGLPLPLAMVAGVVVTTIFGIILERTIIHRLYGRLLDSMVVTFGISLVMIQLTRIVFGNSLPQIGTPFGGISYGPYSYSTYRSVFLASVAVVALVALYVVFTRTTFGVCARATIQDEETARSMGVDTDRMYLSTFAIGSALAGLTGALYAPATTMSPELGTYFLVEAFVAVVVGGPSVLLGTPLAGVLLGTVDAFFANLWGQFMGTVFLLLTAIIAIRLMPDGITGLLRDLREKWGQSE; from the coding sequence ATGGATGCTCTGTATGAACTGCTGAACTTTGGCTTTCAGTTCCTCGATAGCTTCGCGTTTATCGTCCTCGCAACGGTGGGATTGGCGATCATCTTCGGGATGATGGGCATCATCAATCTCGCTCACGGCGAGTTCATCCTCGTCGGGGCGTACGCGACGACACTATCGTTTCACGCTGGGTTGCCGCTCCCACTTGCGATGGTCGCTGGTGTCGTCGTGACGACGATTTTCGGCATCATCCTCGAGCGGACGATCATCCATCGACTGTACGGTCGGTTACTCGATTCGATGGTCGTTACGTTTGGGATTAGCCTCGTGATGATTCAGTTGACCAGAATCGTCTTTGGCAACTCACTCCCCCAGATCGGGACGCCGTTTGGTGGCATCAGCTACGGGCCGTACTCCTACTCGACGTACCGAAGCGTCTTTCTCGCGTCGGTTGCGGTCGTGGCGCTCGTCGCACTATACGTCGTGTTCACGCGAACGACGTTTGGAGTCTGCGCTCGCGCAACGATTCAGGACGAAGAGACTGCCCGCAGCATGGGCGTCGATACCGATCGAATGTACCTCTCGACGTTCGCAATTGGGTCTGCACTGGCTGGGCTGACCGGCGCACTGTACGCGCCAGCAACGACAATGTCGCCCGAGCTCGGCACGTACTTCCTCGTGGAAGCGTTCGTCGCCGTCGTTGTCGGCGGGCCATCAGTGTTGCTCGGAACGCCACTTGCCGGCGTGCTACTCGGGACCGTTGATGCGTTTTTCGCCAATCTGTGGGGACAGTTCATGGGAACAGTCTTCTTGCTCCTGACGGCGATCATTGCGATCCGGCTCATGCCCGATGGCATCACCGGCTTGCTCAGAGATCTCCGTGAAAAATGGGGGCAGTCAGAATGA
- a CDS encoding DJ-1/PfpI family protein yields MSETTAEIVLFEGFDELDAIGPYEVFENAAQAGASLETDLVTLEQTDLVTASHGLRVEPDGTLGEPDLLVVPGGGWTTAAGGVRAAVEDGALPDAVDEWYTHGATVASVCTGAMILAEAGLLEGRPATTHHVAVEDLAETASMVDERVVDDGDILTAGGVTSGIDLALWLVEREFGAEIADAVSEEMAHDRRGSVFA; encoded by the coding sequence ATGTCCGAGACAACCGCCGAAATTGTGCTCTTCGAGGGATTCGACGAACTCGATGCAATCGGACCCTACGAGGTCTTCGAAAACGCTGCCCAAGCCGGCGCATCGCTCGAGACCGATCTAGTCACGCTCGAGCAAACGGACCTCGTGACGGCCAGTCACGGTTTGCGAGTCGAACCGGACGGGACGTTGGGCGAACCCGACTTGCTCGTCGTCCCCGGTGGGGGCTGGACAACCGCAGCTGGTGGCGTCCGCGCTGCAGTCGAGGACGGTGCCCTTCCCGATGCCGTCGACGAGTGGTACACCCACGGTGCGACGGTCGCCTCGGTCTGTACCGGCGCGATGATCCTCGCTGAGGCTGGCTTGCTCGAGGGCCGGCCTGCCACAACCCACCACGTCGCCGTCGAGGACCTCGCGGAGACGGCTTCAATGGTTGACGAGCGTGTCGTCGATGACGGCGACATCTTGACCGCGGGTGGCGTCACGTCGGGGATTGATCTGGCGCTGTGGCTTGTCGAACGCGAGTTCGGCGCGGAAATCGCGGACGCAGTTAGTGAGGAGATGGCTCACGACCGGCGCGGTTCGGTCTTTGCTTAA
- a CDS encoding ABC transporter ATP-binding protein, translating to MGTSDPTVKTNVAVDETGVDTDTILQTRDLRKQFGGLTATDDVDFGIDEGELRCLIGPNGAGKSTFVKLLTGRLEPTDGSIYYNGSEITSLPSYKRVKRGISIKFQVPSIYPNLTVRENVRIPLQTVADAAAFEERTHDILERFHLAETADQTASSLSHGQQQRLEIAMAMTLEPTLMLLDEPVAGLSVEETSEIAELLTTINEEDGVAFIVIEHDIDFVEAIADQVTVLHQGSIFTEGSIEDVRTDPDVRRIYLGEEE from the coding sequence ATGGGAACAAGCGATCCTACGGTCAAAACCAACGTCGCAGTCGACGAAACCGGCGTTGACACGGATACGATCCTCCAAACGCGCGACCTCCGCAAACAGTTTGGCGGCCTGACTGCAACTGACGACGTCGACTTCGGTATCGACGAAGGAGAACTTCGCTGTCTGATCGGCCCAAACGGCGCTGGCAAGAGTACGTTCGTGAAACTCCTCACCGGCCGCCTCGAGCCAACCGACGGGTCTATCTACTACAACGGAAGCGAGATTACGTCACTGCCATCCTACAAACGAGTCAAACGCGGAATCAGCATCAAGTTCCAGGTGCCAAGTATCTACCCGAACCTGACCGTCCGGGAAAACGTTCGCATTCCGCTCCAAACGGTCGCTGATGCCGCGGCCTTCGAGGAGCGAACCCACGATATTCTCGAGCGATTCCACCTGGCTGAGACGGCCGACCAGACAGCGTCGAGTCTCTCACACGGCCAGCAACAACGCCTCGAGATCGCGATGGCGATGACACTCGAGCCAACACTCATGCTACTCGATGAGCCGGTCGCCGGACTGTCAGTCGAAGAGACTAGCGAGATTGCCGAGTTGTTGACGACGATTAACGAAGAAGACGGCGTCGCGTTCATCGTCATCGAACACGATATCGACTTCGTTGAAGCGATCGCCGATCAGGTGACAGTCCTCCATCAGGGGAGTATTTTCACCGAAGGCTCGATCGAGGACGTTCGCACCGACCCTGATGTCAGACGAATCTACCTGGGTGAAGAAGAATGA
- a CDS encoding HAD family phosphatase has product MQAVLFDMDGVLVNSEDYWTDFQRDQLLPAAVPDNDVDVAEVTGMNYRETYDYLEETYGTAIGRDDFENRFETAAQTMYRDHVDLLDGLPGLLDRLDERGLETAVVSSSPQEWIGWVLERFDLEDAFDEVISAEDIDADGKPAPDVFEYAASEVGAVPESCVVIEDSEHGVEAGTRAGAFVIAYRIDAHDGLDLSTADDVVESPAELRKTVLEASGH; this is encoded by the coding sequence ATGCAGGCAGTGCTCTTTGATATGGACGGCGTGCTCGTCAACAGCGAGGACTACTGGACCGACTTCCAGCGCGATCAACTCCTCCCCGCGGCGGTTCCCGACAACGATGTCGACGTCGCCGAAGTCACCGGGATGAACTACCGCGAAACCTACGACTATCTCGAGGAGACCTACGGCACCGCTATCGGGCGCGATGACTTTGAAAATCGCTTCGAGACGGCAGCCCAGACGATGTATCGCGACCACGTCGACCTGCTGGATGGACTCCCGGGATTGCTCGACCGACTCGACGAACGCGGCCTCGAGACGGCCGTTGTCTCTTCGTCGCCCCAGGAGTGGATCGGCTGGGTGCTCGAGCGCTTCGATCTCGAGGATGCGTTCGACGAAGTTATCAGCGCCGAAGATATCGACGCTGACGGAAAACCTGCACCGGACGTCTTCGAGTACGCCGCAAGCGAGGTTGGCGCGGTTCCCGAGTCGTGTGTTGTCATCGAGGATTCCGAACATGGCGTCGAGGCAGGCACTCGAGCGGGTGCGTTCGTTATCGCCTATCGAATCGACGCCCATGACGGGCTGGACCTCTCGACTGCGGATGACGTGGTCGAGTCGCCGGCCGAGTTACGGAAGACGGTGCTCGAGGCGAGCGGTCACTAG
- a CDS encoding MazG nucleotide pyrophosphohydrolase domain-containing protein, giving the protein MDLPDAQAAVADFVKTHNLEIPPEYRLLDLVSEIGELAKDANTSTGYGASPDDLTIESDEIGDVLFALLALADDLEIDANAALEEALEKYEERLAATGEESPGSGE; this is encoded by the coding sequence ATGGACTTGCCAGACGCACAAGCCGCCGTTGCCGACTTCGTCAAAACCCACAACCTCGAGATCCCACCCGAGTACAGACTGCTCGATCTCGTCTCCGAAATCGGTGAACTCGCCAAGGACGCAAACACCTCGACAGGGTATGGCGCAAGCCCCGACGACCTCACAATCGAATCCGACGAAATCGGTGACGTCCTCTTTGCGTTGCTCGCACTCGCAGACGACCTCGAGATTGACGCAAACGCGGCGCTCGAGGAAGCACTCGAGAAGTACGAAGAGCGGTTGGCAGCAACCGGTGAGGAGTCACCTGGATCGGGAGAGTAA
- a CDS encoding urea ABC transporter substrate-binding protein codes for MSRRSISRRDILAAGTAGTLLGVSGCLSDGGVLGDSDDDDDGAPTIGILEDRSGEFALNGESKWQASLLAVEEINADGGVLGEEIEVYDPDPQSDNQRYQELTREAINDEGVDALWAGYSSATREAIRPIINDEEQLYFYTTQYEGGVCDSTTFAMGATARQQLGAVIPYMIEEYGPRIYTIAADYNFGQISGDWIHILAEEHGAEVVDEEYIPLGETDFGSTINNIQSEDPDFIASMLVGDSHANFYEQRADTGLDIPMGSSTTMAQGYEHLRLDPPALEDMYVGVNYMEELETDESQTFVDAFYEEYPDADYLNQEAQNNYFSVHMWAEAVEAAGTFDQEEVIAELESGVEIDAPEGTIELDPATHHMTHHMRIGHADENHEVTFDEEQYIEPTFLHEVGCDLTEEPEQTQYEPEEFYDEI; via the coding sequence ATGAGTCGCCGATCGATCTCGCGCCGGGACATTCTTGCTGCCGGAACAGCTGGGACGCTGCTTGGTGTCTCTGGATGTCTCAGTGATGGGGGGGTACTCGGCGACTCGGATGACGACGACGATGGGGCACCGACGATCGGCATCCTCGAGGACCGCTCCGGTGAGTTCGCACTCAACGGCGAATCGAAGTGGCAGGCCTCACTGCTTGCTGTCGAAGAGATCAACGCAGATGGCGGCGTCCTCGGCGAGGAGATCGAGGTGTACGATCCTGACCCACAGTCGGACAACCAGCGCTACCAGGAACTGACTCGTGAGGCGATCAACGACGAGGGTGTCGATGCGCTGTGGGCAGGCTACTCGAGTGCGACGCGCGAGGCGATTCGCCCGATCATCAACGACGAAGAGCAGTTGTACTTCTACACGACCCAGTACGAGGGTGGCGTCTGTGACAGTACGACGTTTGCAATGGGGGCGACCGCTCGTCAGCAACTGGGTGCAGTCATCCCGTACATGATCGAAGAATACGGCCCACGTATTTACACGATTGCTGCAGACTACAACTTCGGACAGATTTCGGGTGACTGGATCCACATCCTCGCAGAGGAACACGGCGCAGAGGTCGTTGACGAAGAGTACATCCCACTGGGCGAGACCGACTTCGGCTCAACGATCAACAATATCCAGAGTGAAGACCCAGACTTCATCGCCTCGATGCTTGTCGGCGATAGTCACGCCAACTTCTACGAACAGCGTGCTGATACCGGCCTCGACATCCCCATGGGATCGTCGACAACAATGGCCCAAGGCTACGAACACCTGCGTCTTGACCCACCCGCACTCGAGGATATGTACGTCGGCGTCAACTACATGGAAGAACTCGAGACCGACGAGAGCCAGACGTTCGTCGACGCCTTCTACGAGGAGTACCCGGACGCAGACTACCTCAACCAGGAGGCACAGAACAACTACTTCTCGGTCCACATGTGGGCCGAAGCCGTCGAGGCCGCCGGGACGTTCGATCAAGAAGAGGTCATCGCCGAACTCGAGAGCGGGGTTGAAATCGATGCTCCTGAGGGAACGATCGAACTCGATCCGGCAACGCATCACATGACTCACCACATGCGGATCGGGCACGCAGACGAGAACCACGAGGTGACCTTCGACGAGGAACAGTACATCGAGCCGACATTCCTTCACGAAGTTGGGTGTGACTTGACCGAAGAGCCCGAACAAACCCAGTACGAGCCAGAAGAGTTCTACGACGAGATCTAG
- a CDS encoding urease subunit beta, translating to MSDHIPGELLPADEPVRINEGRETATVTVENTGDRPAQVGSHFHFFEVNPGLTFDREAAYGMRLDIPAGTAVRFEPGCERDVDLVAIGGDRIVHGMGGLVNGNLDDEDVKTRAIERAREKGYLSAGDGDE from the coding sequence ATGAGTGACCACATTCCGGGTGAGTTGCTGCCAGCAGACGAGCCTGTTCGAATCAACGAGGGACGGGAAACGGCGACCGTCACGGTCGAAAACACCGGTGACCGTCCCGCACAGGTTGGTTCCCATTTTCACTTCTTCGAGGTCAATCCTGGCCTCACGTTCGATCGTGAGGCGGCTTATGGCATGCGACTCGATATTCCGGCAGGCACAGCCGTCCGGTTTGAACCCGGCTGCGAACGCGATGTCGACCTCGTCGCCATTGGCGGCGACCGAATCGTTCACGGGATGGGCGGGCTGGTCAACGGCAACCTCGACGATGAGGACGTGAAAACGCGGGCGATAGAACGCGCTCGAGAGAAGGGCTATCTGTCTGCGGGGGACGGTGACGAATGA
- a CDS encoding ABC transporter ATP-binding protein, which produces MLTVEHLDVSYGKTPILRDINISVDDGEIVGIMGKNGVGKTTLVKAIMGLLEANNGRIVFKDERVVDATTTETEDTDSGGLANLGRVFRTDSTPQVWVSADERARRGMGYIPQGRDVFPDLTVEENLRMGEGINAADSTVRYDDVYDYFPILEERRTQKAGTMSGGQQQMLAIGRALIGNPDLLLLDEPSEGVQPSIVQDITRDLKQVNRDLGTTILFVEQNLHVVQNLAERCYAIDKGTIIDELGPDRIQSREEVTEYLAV; this is translated from the coding sequence ATGCTCACAGTCGAACACCTCGATGTATCGTACGGCAAAACGCCGATCTTGCGGGATATCAACATCAGCGTCGATGACGGCGAAATCGTCGGCATCATGGGAAAAAACGGCGTCGGGAAGACGACGCTCGTCAAGGCAATCATGGGGCTGCTCGAGGCCAACAACGGCCGGATCGTCTTCAAGGATGAGCGCGTCGTCGATGCGACGACAACTGAGACGGAGGACACGGATTCCGGTGGGCTTGCGAACCTCGGGAGAGTCTTCCGTACGGATTCGACGCCACAGGTCTGGGTGAGTGCCGACGAACGCGCCCGCCGTGGAATGGGGTACATTCCGCAGGGACGAGACGTCTTTCCGGACCTCACTGTCGAGGAAAACCTCCGAATGGGCGAAGGAATCAACGCCGCCGATTCGACGGTCCGCTATGATGACGTCTATGACTACTTCCCTATCCTCGAGGAACGGCGTACCCAGAAGGCCGGGACCATGAGCGGCGGCCAACAGCAGATGCTCGCGATCGGCCGGGCGCTGATCGGCAATCCGGATCTCTTGTTGCTGGATGAACCCTCTGAGGGCGTCCAGCCATCGATCGTCCAAGACATTACGCGCGACCTCAAACAGGTCAATCGCGACCTTGGAACGACGATTCTGTTCGTCGAGCAAAATCTCCACGTCGTCCAGAATCTGGCCGAACGATGCTATGCAATCGACAAGGGAACGATCATCGACGAACTCGGACCCGACCGAATCCAGTCGCGCGAAGAGGTCACAGAGTATCTGGCAGTCTAG
- the ureC gene encoding urease subunit alpha: MTRDLEAGEYASLYGPTTGDQVRLADTSLIAEIEEDQIARGDEAVFGGGKTLRDGLGLKPGFTAEEGALDWVLTNLTILDPVLGIQKADIGIKDGYIAGVGNAGNPETMNDVDEELIVSANTEVISAEGLIATAGGIDAHVHFNSAQLPTHAIASGITTMFGGGVGPSTVGIITSGARNLQLMMQAAEAWPINFGFYGKGNSSKPAVIHEQVDAGAVALKIHEDWGATPEVIDTCLEVADETGVQVAIHTDTLNESGFVEHTFDAIDGRTIHAFHIEGAGGGHAPDVLELVGKKHMLPSSTNPSMPYTENTFDEHLDMVMVCHHLNPDVPEDVAFAESRIRAETIAAEDVLHDEGAIAMMTTDSQAMGRMGELISRTWQTADKMKQQRGPLEPDADTDNDNFRIKRYLAKYTINPAITAGIDSYVGSLEPGKLADIVLWDPAFFGLQPEVVIKGGFPAYASMGEANASLMTCEPMMQRPQYGAFGSAKHATSVQFVSQQAYDDNIGDTYGLSSMTLPVGNTRSLSTDDFLYNTYSPSVDVDSQTFEVSIDGEPATCDPAERVALAQRYTL, translated from the coding sequence ATGACACGCGACCTCGAGGCTGGCGAGTACGCCAGTCTGTACGGGCCGACGACGGGCGATCAGGTCCGGCTTGCGGACACGTCGTTAATCGCAGAGATCGAGGAGGATCAGATTGCTCGCGGAGACGAAGCCGTCTTCGGCGGCGGAAAGACGCTTCGCGACGGCCTCGGACTCAAGCCCGGATTCACGGCCGAGGAGGGTGCGCTCGATTGGGTGCTGACGAACCTCACCATCCTCGATCCCGTACTCGGCATCCAAAAGGCCGATATCGGAATCAAAGACGGCTACATTGCGGGCGTCGGGAACGCTGGGAATCCCGAGACGATGAACGATGTCGATGAAGAATTGATCGTCAGCGCGAATACCGAGGTCATCTCCGCGGAGGGGCTGATCGCGACCGCAGGCGGTATCGACGCTCACGTCCACTTCAACTCCGCGCAGTTGCCCACTCACGCCATCGCCTCGGGCATAACGACAATGTTCGGCGGCGGCGTCGGCCCATCGACAGTCGGCATCATCACGAGCGGCGCGCGAAACCTGCAACTGATGATGCAAGCCGCAGAAGCCTGGCCGATTAACTTCGGCTTCTACGGCAAAGGCAACTCCTCAAAACCGGCAGTCATCCACGAACAGGTCGATGCCGGCGCGGTCGCGCTGAAAATCCACGAAGACTGGGGCGCAACACCCGAAGTCATCGACACCTGTCTCGAGGTCGCCGACGAGACGGGGGTGCAGGTAGCGATCCATACGGACACGCTGAACGAGTCTGGCTTCGTCGAACACACGTTCGACGCCATCGACGGCCGAACGATCCACGCGTTCCACATCGAGGGGGCTGGAGGTGGCCACGCACCCGACGTGCTCGAACTCGTTGGGAAGAAGCACATGCTGCCGTCGTCGACGAACCCGTCGATGCCCTACACCGAAAACACGTTCGACGAGCACCTGGACATGGTGATGGTCTGCCATCACCTGAATCCGGACGTGCCCGAAGATGTCGCCTTTGCCGAGTCACGCATTCGGGCCGAAACCATCGCCGCAGAAGACGTGCTCCACGATGAGGGCGCAATCGCGATGATGACGACTGACTCCCAGGCGATGGGGCGGATGGGCGAACTCATCTCCCGAACCTGGCAGACCGCGGATAAGATGAAACAACAGCGCGGCCCACTCGAGCCTGATGCGGACACGGACAACGACAACTTCCGAATCAAGCGCTATCTGGCGAAGTACACGATCAACCCGGCGATCACGGCGGGCATCGACAGCTACGTCGGCAGCCTCGAGCCGGGCAAACTCGCGGATATCGTGCTGTGGGACCCGGCCTTCTTCGGGCTGCAGCCCGAGGTCGTCATCAAAGGTGGCTTCCCGGCGTACGCCTCGATGGGCGAGGCAAACGCCTCGTTGATGACCTGTGAGCCGATGATGCAACGGCCTCAGTACGGGGCCTTCGGCTCGGCAAAGCACGCGACGAGCGTCCAGTTCGTCAGCCAGCAGGCCTACGACGACAATATTGGCGACACGTACGGCCTCTCCTCGATGACGCTTCCCGTCGGGAACACGCGGTCGCTCTCGACTGATGACTTCCTGTACAACACGTATAGCCCGTCTGTCGATGTCGACTCCCAGACGTTCGAGGTGTCGATTGACGGCGAACCAGCGACATGCGACCCAGCCGAGCGCGTCGCGCTCGCACAGCGATACACACTATGA
- a CDS encoding urea ABC transporter permease → MSSESKSSLLARVRSPFEGPNTIGNSNAFWASFTLGIVLLGLYPVLFGAYAAESSSVYLVYALLGVSLAFIWGFCGILSFGQVAFFGIAGYTFGIVSINISTYTGVTLGLLTGVLVATLFAALLGYFMFYGGIREVYVTIITLVVALVLHTFMGQTAGSEWAIGDARLGGFNGMVGVPDLAVGFGTTGLEFAGAMHYYIALLVLVATVLGLRALVNSQFGYAMVATREDETRTEMFGYNTTFIKFATFTIGGALAGLSGVLFVTWGNYIDPSEFAITAAAMPVIWASIGGRESLVGTVAAAIVIQWLQLQLIGEWALVIVGSLLIVVILVLPNGIAPGVRDLVASFQENRDKDAGTPAAAEEVSD, encoded by the coding sequence ATGAGTTCGGAATCGAAGTCATCGCTGCTTGCTCGCGTTCGCAGTCCATTCGAGGGGCCAAACACGATTGGCAACTCGAACGCGTTCTGGGCGAGTTTCACACTGGGAATCGTCCTGCTAGGACTGTACCCGGTCCTGTTCGGTGCATACGCCGCCGAATCAAGTTCCGTCTATCTCGTCTACGCACTATTGGGTGTGAGCCTGGCGTTCATCTGGGGATTCTGTGGTATCCTCAGTTTCGGACAGGTCGCCTTCTTCGGCATCGCCGGCTACACCTTCGGGATCGTCTCGATTAACATCTCGACGTACACCGGCGTTACCCTCGGCCTCCTCACGGGCGTGCTCGTTGCAACCCTGTTTGCAGCCCTGCTCGGGTACTTCATGTTCTACGGCGGGATCCGCGAGGTCTACGTGACGATCATCACGCTGGTCGTCGCGCTCGTGTTACACACGTTCATGGGCCAGACCGCAGGCAGCGAGTGGGCCATCGGCGATGCCCGACTGGGCGGGTTCAACGGCATGGTCGGCGTCCCTGACCTCGCAGTCGGTTTTGGCACCACCGGCCTCGAGTTCGCCGGTGCGATGCACTACTACATCGCATTACTCGTGTTAGTCGCGACGGTGCTTGGACTCCGCGCGCTCGTCAACAGCCAGTTCGGCTACGCCATGGTCGCGACGCGAGAGGACGAAACACGAACCGAGATGTTCGGCTACAACACGACGTTCATCAAATTCGCGACGTTCACGATTGGCGGTGCACTCGCTGGACTCAGTGGCGTCCTTTTCGTCACATGGGGCAACTACATTGACCCGAGCGAGTTCGCGATTACCGCTGCCGCGATGCCGGTCATCTGGGCCAGCATCGGCGGTCGCGAGTCACTCGTCGGGACGGTCGCCGCAGCGATCGTTATCCAATGGCTTCAGCTCCAACTTATCGGCGAGTGGGCGCTCGTCATCGTTGGCTCGTTACTAATCGTCGTGATACTCGTCCTTCCCAACGGGATTGCGCCAGGAGTTCGGGATCTCGTTGCCTCCTTTCAGGAAAACCGTGACAAAGACGCCGGAACGCCTGCTGCAGCCGAGGAGGTGAGTGACTAA
- the ureC gene encoding urease subunit alpha: protein MSRDLSRREYTDLFGATEGDRLRLGDTDLFAKIETDHTVPGEEAVFGGGKTMRDGMGMQSGTTQAEGTLDWAFTNVVIIDPILGVRKGDIGVRNGEIVGVGKAGNPDTMDDVDMVIGASTDTIPADGLIATAGALDIHVHFNSPQLVDHALASGVTTMFGGGFGGGATTCTPGPENIKRFLQAAEEWPVNVGFYGKGNSSQPAALYEQIEAGVAGLKLHEDWGSTPAAIDTCLEVADEEDIQVCIHTDTLNESGFVEHTFDAVDGRTIHTFHIEGAGGGHAPDVLELIGHEHMLPSSTNPSMPYTANTFDEHLDMVMVCHHLNPDVPEDVAFAESRIRAETIGAEDVLHDTGAISMMTTDSQAMGRMAELVCRTWQTAHKMKNQRGPLEADEGTEADNARIERYVAKYTINPAITAGIDDYVGSLEPGKLADIVLWDPAFFGIKPKAVIKGGFPVWSQMGEANGSLMTCEPVKGRERAGAQGRAKHDLSVTFVSEAAAENEVGEAYDLKTPVRPVSGTRAVEKSDMLHNDHCPDDIEIDAQTFEVAVDGEHVTCDPADEIPLAQRYLL, encoded by the coding sequence ATGAGTCGGGACCTCTCGAGGCGTGAGTATACGGATCTGTTCGGCGCGACGGAGGGAGATCGACTCCGCCTCGGTGATACGGATCTGTTCGCAAAGATCGAAACGGATCATACGGTTCCGGGCGAGGAGGCAGTTTTCGGCGGCGGAAAGACGATGCGTGACGGGATGGGAATGCAGTCGGGGACCACACAGGCCGAGGGGACGCTCGACTGGGCGTTTACGAACGTCGTCATCATTGATCCCATCCTTGGCGTCCGAAAGGGCGATATCGGCGTCCGAAACGGTGAAATCGTCGGCGTTGGCAAGGCTGGCAACCCCGACACGATGGACGACGTGGATATGGTCATCGGTGCGAGCACCGACACTATCCCGGCGGACGGCCTGATCGCGACGGCCGGTGCGCTCGATATTCACGTCCATTTCAACAGCCCGCAACTCGTCGACCACGCGCTCGCCTCGGGCGTCACGACGATGTTCGGTGGCGGCTTCGGCGGCGGCGCGACGACCTGTACGCCGGGTCCCGAAAACATCAAGCGATTCCTCCAGGCCGCCGAGGAGTGGCCGGTCAACGTCGGCTTCTACGGCAAGGGTAATAGCAGCCAGCCCGCTGCCCTCTACGAACAGATCGAGGCCGGCGTTGCCGGGCTCAAACTCCACGAAGACTGGGGCTCGACGCCCGCTGCAATCGACACCTGCCTCGAGGTCGCAGACGAGGAAGATATCCAGGTCTGTATCCACACGGACACGCTGAACGAGTCCGGCTTTGTCGAGCACACCTTCGACGCCGTCGACGGCCGGACGATCCACACCTTCCACATCGAGGGTGCCGGCGGCGGCCACGCGCCGGACGTGCTCGAGTTGATCGGCCACGAGCACATGTTGCCATCCTCAACGAATCCGTCGATGCCGTACACGGCAAACACATTCGACGAGCACCTGGACATGGTGATGGTCTGCCATCATCTGAATCCGGATGTCCCCGAAGATGTTGCCTTCGCCGAATCCCGAATTCGTGCAGAAACAATCGGTGCAGAGGACGTCCTCCACGACACCGGCGCCATCTCGATGATGACGACCGACTCGCAAGCAATGGGCCGCATGGCCGAACTCGTCTGCCGTACCTGGCAGACCGCCCACAAGATGAAGAATCAGCGAGGGCCGCTCGAGGCCGACGAGGGAACCGAAGCCGATAACGCCCGCATCGAACGCTACGTCGCCAAGTATACGATCAACCCGGCGATTACGGCAGGGATCGACGACTACGTCGGCAGCCTCGAGCCGGGCAAACTCGCGGATATCGTGCTGTGGGACCCGGCCTTCTTCGGAATCAAGCCGAAGGCGGTGATCAAGGGCGGCTTTCCGGTCTGGTCGCAGATGGGTGAAGCCAACGGCTCGCTGATGACCTGTGAGCCGGTGAAAGGGCGAGAGCGCGCCGGCGCGCAGGGACGGGCCAAACACGACCTCTCCGTGACGTTCGTCAGCGAGGCGGCTGCTGAAAACGAGGTCGGCGAGGCCTACGACCTGAAGACGCCCGTTCGCCCGGTTTCCGGGACACGAGCCGTCGAGAAATCAGATATGTTGCATAACGACCACTGCCCGGACGACATCGAAATCGACGCACAGACGTTCGAGGTTGCAGTCGACGGCGAACACGTCACCTGCGATCCAGCGGACGAGATTCCACTGGCCCAGCGGTACCTGCTATGA